The Pectobacterium parmentieri genome segment CTGCGTGCCGGGATGGATACCGGTGTCTACGGTGCGGTAGCGGCATTCGGTGCCAGTTTCCTGTTCGCCCGTATTATCGAGGGTTCACTGGTGGGGATCCTTGATATCGGCGGCGCAATCCAGACCGGTGTGGGTCTCGGCGTTCCGGCACTATTACTCGGTGCAGGTTTTGTGTTCCCGGTTGCGAACTTTGTTGCTTCTCTGGCGACGGGTCTGGTGATCGGTTTGGCGATTGGCTACCTGATTATTCTGGCTCGTAAATTTACTATCAACCAAAGCGACTCTACCTACGGTGCAGATGTGATGATGGGCGCGGGTAACGCCTCTGGTCGCTTCCTTGGCCCGTTGATCATTCTCAGCGCGATGACAGCTTCAATTCCAATCGGCATCGGTTCTTTAGTAGGCGCACTGCTGTTCTATCTCTGGCAAAAGCCGATCACCGGAGGCGCGATCTTGGGGGCGATGCTGCTGGGCTCCCTCTTCCCAATCGCCCTCTGACACACACGGGCACTGAGGTGCCCGTTACTACTGGAGATATGTATGTTTGATTTACTCCTGCGCCGGGCGCGTCTGGCTGACGACACAGTAACGGATATTGCCATCAAGTCAGGGAAAATCGCCGCATTGGGGGAGATCCACGGCGCGGCACTCAAAACCATCAACCTACACGCAGCGCACTACGTGAGTGCCGGCTGGATCGATTCCCATGTGCACTGCTACCCGCACTCCCCAATCTACCACGACCAGCCAGACAGTGTGGGGATCGCCACTGGCGTAACCACCGTCATTGATGCTGGCAGCACCGGCGCTGATGACGTGGATGATTTTTATACGATTACTCGCCAGGCAGTAACCGAGGTATACGCGCTGCTGAATATCTCTCGCGTAGGGCTTATCGCGCAGAATGAACTGGCCGATATGGCCAATATTGATGCCGAGGCCGTGCGCGATGCAGTGAAGCGCCACCCCCATTTTATCGTCGGTTTGAAAGCGCGGATGAGCAGTAGCGTGGTCGGCGAGAACGGTATCGCACCTCTGGAGCGCGCGAAGGCAATTCAGAAAGCAAACGGCGAACTACCATTAATGGTACACATTGGTAACAACCCGCCGCACCTTGATGAAATTGCCGATCTGCTGACCACAGGGGACATCATTACCCACTGCTATAACGGCAAACCGAATCGTATTCTCACCCCTAGCGGTGAGCTGCGAGCATCGGTGGCGCGTGCGATTGCGCGCGGTGTACGGCTGGATGTCGGACATGGCAGCGCCAGTTTCAGCTTTGCCGTGGCGCAGCAGGCGATAGCCTTGGGGATTTTGCCACAAACCATCAGTTCCGATATCTACTGTCGCAATCGCATCGACGGCCCGGTGCGAACGCTTGCAAACGTAATGTCCAAATTCCTCGCCATTGGTCTATCACTGCCACAGGTCATTGCCTGTGTGACTGGCAATGCCGCCGCCGCCCTGCATCTGGAGTGTAAAGGTCAGCTTATCGCTGGTTATGACGCCGACCTGACGATCTTCGATCTACGCAAACAACCAATACGATTTACCGACGCGGAAAACGACAGTTTGCAGGCTGACCAGTTACTTACGCCATTGGCTGCCATTCGTATGGGAAAAATCTATCTGACCGAACAAGGGAGTGCAGAACATGCCTTCGATTTATGAAAAGTATCAGTTAAAACGCGTCATCAATGCCTCGGGGCGCATGACCGTACTCGGTGTTTCCACGCCACGTCCAGACGTGGTGGATGCGGTATTAAGTGGCATGAACCACTACTTCGAAATGAAAGATCTGGTGAACAAAACCGGTGAATACATCGCCAGGCTGTTAGAGGTTGAAGGCGCAACCGTGGTGTCATGCGCATCGGCAGGAATTGCCCAATCTGTTGCGGCAGTGCTGGTACGCGACAGCGACTGGCTGCTGGAAAACCTGCACAGCACGGTGATGGATAACAACGAAATCGTACTACCACGCGGCCATAACGTTAACTTCGGGGCACCAGTCAGCACCATGGTTACGCTGGGCGGAGGAAAAGTCGTGGAAGCGGGCTACGCCAACGAGTGCTCAGCAGACCAACTGGCGGCGGCAATTTCATCACGCACAGCGGCAATCCTCTACATTAAATCCCACCACTGTGTACAAAAGAGCATGCTCAGCGTTGAACAGGCCGCTGCGGTGGCGCACAAACACAACTTGCCGCTGATTGTCGATGCGGCAGCGGAAGAAGATTTACAGTGCTACTACCGTGCTGGAGCCGACCTGGTTATTTACAGCGGTGCGAAGGCGATTGAAGGACCAACCAGCGGGCTGGTGATCGGTAAAACACAGTATGTGGAGTGGGTAAAACGCCAGACGGCAGGTATTGGCCGCGCGATGAAGGTAGGCAAAGAAGGCATCCTCGGCCTGACTTGCGCCATCGAGCACTACCTCAGCACAAGTAAAGAGAGTGGCGCGGAAATGGTCGCCAAAATGACGCCGTTTCTTGAACATCTCAATACCCTGAAGGGCGTTAGCGCCCGTGTAGTGTGGGACAGCGCCGGGCGCGATATTGCCCGCAGCGAAATAAAATTTGATGAAGCCACTACTGGTATTGCCACTGGTGAACTGGTTAGCGCCCTAAAACAAGGAGAATACGCTATCTACTTCCGTGGCTACAAAACCAATGAAGGGATTATCGAAGCCGATGTACGCAGCGTGACGGCCGACCAGTTAGAAATCGTTTACCGCCGTATCGCCGAAGAATTGAACAAGGAGCACACAGCATGAAACTGACGCCAAATTTTTACCGTGACCGTGTATGCCTGAATGTGCTGGCGGGCAGCAAAGAGAACGCCAGTGAAATTTACGACGCTGCCGAAGGGCATGTACTGGTAGGTGTGCTGTCAAAAAACTACCCGGATGTGGCAAGCGCCGTGGCGGATATGCGTGATTATGCCGAACGTATCAACAACGCGCTATCTATTGGCCTTGGAGCAGGCGATCCGAGCCAATCGGCGATGGTCAGCCTCATCGCCCGTGAAGTACAACCGCAACACGTCAATCAGGTATTTACTGGTGTGGCAACCAGCCGCGCACTGCTGAGCCAAAACGACACCGTGGTGAACGGACTGGTGTCGCCAACCGGTACGCCAGGTCTGGTAAAAATTTCCACCGGGCCACTCAGCAGCCAGACAACAGACGGCATCGTGCCAGTCGATACCGCGATTGCCCTGCTAAAGGATATGGGCGGTAGCTCGATTAAATACTTCCCGATGGGCGGCCTGAAATGCCGTGATGAGTATCAGGCCGTCGCTGAAGCCTGTGCGCGTAACGGGTTCTGGCTGGAGCCGACTGGCGGAATCGATCTGGATAATTATAGTGAGATCTTACAAATCGCTCTGGATGCAGGGGTCAGCAAAATCATTCCGCACATTTATAGCTCTATTATTGATAAGGTGAGCGGCAACACTCGTCCATCCGATGTTCGCCAACTGCTGGCAATGACCAAAGCGCGAGTGTAACGGGCTCAGGACTTAAGACTACGCGAGGAGACCGACGTGCGATTCCCTAACCAACGTTTAGCGCAACTATTTATAATGTTGCAGAACGAGACGCTACCACAGGATGAGTTGGCACAACGGCTATCGGTGTCCACGCGTACCGTTCGCGCAGATATCACTGCATTAAACGCGCTGCTGGAACAACACGGTGCACAGTTTATTCTGACGCGTGGTAGCGGTTATCAGTTGAAAATCGACGATGAAACGCGTTACCAGACGTTACAAACCACCCGCTCGCGCGCACTGCGCATCCCCCGTAGCGGGCAGGAACGCGTGCAATATCTGGTGGTCAGGTTTCTGACCTCAGCGTTCTCCCTCAAACTTGAAGACCTGGCGGACGAATGGTTTGTCAGTCGTGCCACGTTGCAAAATGATATGGCCGAAGTGCGAGAGAGACTCTCCCGCTACCAATTAATACTGGAGACGCGTCCGCGCCACGGCATGAAGCTGTTTGGCAGTGAAATGTCTCTGCGCGCCTGTCTGACCGATCTGCTATGGGAACTGACACAACAGAGCACGAAAAGCCCGCTGCTCACTGAAGAAACACTTAATCTGGGTGTACCAGAGGCGCTTGCAGCTATCTTACATGACTGTTTTAGTCAGCATCACATTCGCCTCACCGATGAGGGAGATTTGTTTATTCGCCTCTACTGTGCGGTGGCGATACGTCGCATCAGCGAAGGCTACCCCTTATCGGAATTTAGCGCCGAGGATGGTGATGACAACGTGCGTGACGCCGCGAAGGATATTTCGGCAGCGTTGCAACAATTGGCGGGGAAACCGCTGGCTGCCGCTGAAGAACACTGGCTGCGGGTACATATTGCCGGGCGGCGTGTACAGGAACTCGTACCAAGCACCATCAGTGCCGATGACGATGAAACGCTGGTGAACTACATCCTCGGCTATATCAACACACACTATAACTACAACCTGCAAGATGATGCGCAACTGCACGCAGATTTGCTGACACATATCAAGACCATGATCACCCGCGTGCGTTACCAGATAATGCTTCCTAATCCACTGTTGGATAACATCAAACAGCACTATCCGATGGCATGGGATATGACGCTGGCGGCAGTCTCAAGCTGGGGAAAATACACGCCATATGTGATCAGCGAAAACGAGATAGGCTTCCTGGTATTGCATATCGGTGTTGGTCTTGAACGGCATTACAATATCGGCTACCAGCGCCAGCCACACGTGTTACTCGTGTGCGATGCCGGTAATGCAATGGTCCGGATGATTGAAGCGGTGCTGGTGCGTAAGTATCCGCAGATCATCGTTACGCGTACCGTTACTCTGCGCGAATATGAACAGTGTGGGGGCATTGTCGAAGATTTTGTGATTTCCACAGCACGTATTAGCGAAAAAGATAAACCCGTAGTTACCATCGCACCTTTCCCTACCGACTATCAGTTAGAACAGATCGGTAAGCGAGTGCTGGTGGATCGCACTCGACCGTGGATGCTAGAGAAGTATTTCGACGCGGCGCATTTTCGTATTATTGATGGCACGATCGATCAGCAAACGCTGTTTACTACCCTGTGCGATCAGTTGCGTGATGAAGGTTTTGTCGATACAGCGTTCCTCGATTCAGTGGTCGAGCGTGAAGCGATTGTCAGCACTTTGTTTGGCGAAGGGATTGCGCTGCCGCATTCACTGGGCCTGCTGGCGCAAAAAACCGTAGTCTATACCGTATTAGCCCCGCAGGGGATCCAATGGGGAGAAGAAACCGCACATGTGATCTTTTTACTGGCGATTAGCAAACGCGAGTATGAAGAGGCAATGGCTATCTACGATATCTTTGTCACCTTCCTGCGTGAACGCGCCACGGCAAGATTGTGTGCCTGTACAGATTTTGCAGCATTCAAGACGATAGCAATGGAATGTGTCAGCCGTTTTTGAGAACAGTTATCCCAAGATGACAATGAAGAAATATGTCACCCGCCAGATGCCGTACTCCCATTGTGAAACCGAAAAAATAATTTTAAATAAAATACCGATGTCGCCCCCTTCAGCGTAAGGATCACCAGCGATAGTTCTAAGATCCCCCCATAAAGCAGCGGCATTGCGAGTAAAAAATGACGTTATTCTTAATCAAAATGTGCTATCTGGTGGCAAAGGTTATATTAGCTTAGCCACATCAATAAGTAGACGAGAGTCTACTTATTCATTTGCTACCCTTTAATGTTCTCAATACACTAAAAATTAAGAGATTTTTAAGAAAAAACTACCGTACTTAATAAACGGTTATGGTTAAAGGGATAATTCGCAAGCAAGTGCAAGCAGATAGAAGAAAGCAGGATTAAATCGAAACGTTTCGCTGTTTATTTTAAAGAAGCATATTATATACAATAAAATAGTTAACTATTTATTTTAACTTGATTTTCCAATTTTTCGTGAAAAATAGAAAATGTTTCTTATTCTCCATTCACGGAAAATCAATGCTACCTTATTGTTTTACTCACCGTAACCGTTCGTGGGGAATAATCTAGCGCAATCGGTTGCATTGAGAAAAATGATACTATCGTTGTTAATAACAACAATTTTTCTTTTATCATTATTTTCTACTGGAAAATACGCGCGTCTACTTTTCTGGCCAGATAATCAACAATGATTCAAACTTATGATGCCAAATTTGTTGAAGGCTCAACCGTATCTTGGTTCAGGATCAACAAGGAAAGCACCCGGTTTTCAACGTTCAGCTTAGAAAAAGACAGCGTGCTTAGCTGCTTTTTGGTAAAGCCATCAGACAGCAGATCCGAAACCACGCGCGTACTCAACACGTTGGCATTCGTTATAAAGTCGTGATAGGCAAACTTAACATTGATAGGTAGCACATCATCAATTGAGACGGGCGTATTCATTTCAGCACGCAATCCAAAATGGGCGTTGAAGGCAGAATTCGCGCAGACGACTTTACATTTTTCGTCAATCACTGCCACAGCACGCCGATCATTCTGAACTGGTTGAGAAAGCATGCCTAAAATCTCATTCCGGCCAAATATCAGACTCATTGTTTCCTCTGCATCATGCTATGTAAAAAGATATCTCACAGCGCACCATGACCTCACGGCACACCATTGATAAGCAATCAACCTACCGGAAAATAAAAGGTTTCCGGACTAATAGTGTTCTTACCTACCCTAGAAAATCACCTAACGAAAAGGGTGAATTTCGCTGACCGGAACCGTTTATCGGTTCTCAAGCTAGCGGGGCTAAAACACCTGCCGCCTTACTTGCGTCAGTGATGTTGGGTATATCTATGTTATTTATTTTTGGAAACCGGATATTTCTGAATAAGACACAAAAATAACATTTTACTTTTCTTTTTTGTCAGCAACTCGCTGAGCGGCATCTTTACTCTTTTTAAGGAGGCCTACGGCTGTGCGATGAAGCCTACCTAGAGTGTAGATTATTCACACTTATCTGCTCGTTGATAATCGGATAAATCTACTTCATTAATAGCTACAGACAATTAACAAATAGAACAAAATCTCAACACATCGAACACACTTGACGCGCTAAATAACTGGCCTGCGTAGGAATATACTCTGAACAGGATTTTTACTATCGGCTGAATAAGCGGGATCTTTATACCTTTTGATCGTAAAGGGCGATCAAAAACTTGATAACAATAGATATAATCTATTGAAAACAATGAATTGATCGTTAATGACATTATAACAGCATAGCTAATTCTGCCGTCTTCCATATTGTGACGTATATCACTTATCACATTTTAGTTACCACAAAAAAACTGTCTGTTTTCTGAACCAAAAGACTACCTTTTAAGTAACACCCCATTGCTTTTCCTGCATTGCGTGATCAATCGCGCAAAAAAGAAACAAAGATAACGAGTTAACTACAATTAACCATTATTTGACATAGCATTAACATGTTTAAGGAGAAGCGCTATGACACAACATAATAAACACGCCATTCCCGCCGCTATTGCGGAAAATGCACTGATTAATGCCCAGCAATACGAAAACATGTATCGGCTGTCCGTTGACGATCCCGCCACCTTTTGGGGTGAGCAGGGAAAGATCGTCGATTGGATCAAACCCTATGAAACGATCAAGAACACCTCATTCGACCCAGGCCACATCCGTATTCGCTGGTTTGAGGACGGTACGCTTAATGTGGCAGCAAACTGTCTGGACCGCCATCTGGCCGAGCGTGGCGATCAAACCGCCATTATTTGGGAAGGCGATGACGCAACAGAAAGTAAGAAAGTTACCTATCGAGAGCTGCACCAATCTGTGTGCCGCTTCGCCAATGTACTGAAGTCGCAGGGCGTCAAGAAAGGCGATGTCGTTGCCATTTATATGCCGATGGTGCCGGAAGCGGCTGTGGCAATGCTGGCCTGTGCCAGAATCGGCGCGATTCACTCGGTGATCTTCGGAGGCTTCTCTCCCGAAGCTATTTCCGGGCGTATCATTGACTCCAGCGCCAAACTCGTTATCACCGCCGATGAAGGCGTTCGCGCCGGGCGTGTGATTCCGCTGAAGAAGAATATTGATGAAGCGCTAAAGAATCCGAACGTCACCACCATTTCCAGCGTTATCGTTTTCCGTCGCACGGGAAAGAACGGTGAATGGAAAGATGGGCGCGATCTGTGGTGGCACGATCTGGTTGAAAAAGCAGACGACCATTGCCCACCAGAAGAGATGAATGCGGAAGATCCGCTGTTTATCCTTTATACATCGGGTTCAACCGGCAAACCCAAAGGTGTATTGCATACCACTGGCGGCTATCTGGTTTATGCTGCACTGACCTTCAAGTATGTCTTCGACTACCATCCTGGCGACATCTACTGGTGTACGGCAGACGTTGGCTGGGTTACAGGGCATAGCTACCTGCTTTATGGCCCGCTGGCGTGTGGCGCGATTACGCTGATGTTTGAAGGCGTGCCAACCTGGCCAGATGCCAGCCGTATGGCACAAGTAGTCGATAAACATAAGGTCAACATTCTCTATACCGCCCCTACTGCAATTCGCGCGCTGATGGCTGAAGGTGACAAGGCGATCGAGGGCACATCGCGTGAATCGCTCAGGATCATGGGGTCTGTCGGTGAGCCGATCAACCCGGAAGCCTGGGAGTGGTATTTCAACAAAATCGGCAATGGCAAATGCCCGATTGTCGATACCTGGTGGCAAACGGAAACGGGCGGCTTCATGATCACCCCGATCCCCGGCGCGATCGAAGCAAAAGCCGGCTCCGCGACGCGTCCGTTCTTCGGTGTACAGCCTGCGCTAGTCGACAATCTCGGCAATCCACAGGAAGGCACCAGCGAAGGCAATCTGGTGATTGTGGATTCCTGGCCGGGTCAGGCAAGGACGCTGTTTGGCGATCACGATCGCTTTGAGCAAACCTACTTTTCCACTTTCAAAGGCATGTATTTCAGCGGCGACGGCGCGCGCCGTGACGAGGATGGCTATTACTGGATCACGGGTCGTGTTGACGACGTGCTGAACGTTTCCGGCCACCGTCTGGGAACGGCAGAAATCGAGTCTGCGCTCGTTGCCCATCCCAAGATTGCCGAAGCAGCCGTGGTTGGTATCCCGCACCATATGAAAGGGCAGGCTATTTACGCTTACATCACACTAAACCACGGCGAAGAGCCGTCCAGCGAGCTGTATACGGAAGTGCGCAACTGGGTGCGTAAGGAAATCGGCCCGATTGCTACGCCGGACATTCTGCACTGGACAGACTCCTTACCGAAAACGCGATCCGGCAAAATTATGCGTCGTATTTTGCGTAAGATCGCCGCCGGTGACACCAGCAATCTGGGGGACACCTCAACGCTGGCCGATCCTGGCGTCGTCGAAAAACTGCTCGAAGAAAAGCAGGCCATGAGTACCGCCTCTCAATAGCTACCTGACCCACCGCTCTCCCCATTCCCGTAAGCCATGACGTGGCTTGCGGGGATGTGGCTGGCGATAAATCAGGCGGTGACTCGCGGTAAGACTAAACCCTACAAATTACTGGAGACTTACGATGAATGATGCCATTTATCAACGGATTGAAAGTAACCCCTTATTCAGAGAACTGGTCAACAAGCGACAGCGTTTTGCCGCTTTTCTTTCACTGATCATGCTAGTGCTTTATGTCGGTTTTATTCTACTGATCGCTTTTGCGCCGAGCTGGTTAGGAACCCCTATCGCGCCGGGCTCCAGCATTACCCGCGGTATTCCTATTGGGGTGGGATTGATTGCGATTTCCTTCATTCTGACAGGCGTCTATGTGTATCGCGCTAACGGTGAATTTGATCGTCTGACCAAGCAGTTACTGGATGAGGTAAAGCAATGAAAATACGCTTTATGATGCTGTTCGGACTGTTGACGCTGCCAGTGCTTGCATGGGCAGCAGAGGCACTCACGGGGGATGTCCAGCGGCAGCCGTTGAATATTCAGGCCATCGTGATGTTTCTGCTGTTCGTCGGCGGTACGCTGTATATTACCTACTGGGCGTCGAAGAAAACCCGCTCACGTAGCGATTATTATACGGCTGGCGGAAATATCACCGGTTTCCAGAACGGGCTGGCGATTGCGGGTGACTACATGTCAGCCGCCTCCTTCCTCGGTATTTCCGCACTGGTCTATACCTCCGGCTACGACGGCCTGATCTACTCGCTCGGCTTTTTGGTCGGTTGGCCAATAATCCTGTTTCTGATCGCAGAGCGACTACGCAACCTCGGGCGTTACACCTTTGCTGACGTCGCATCATACCGTTTGCAACAGCGTCCAATCCGTAGCCTTTCCGCCTGCGGTTCTCTGGTGGTCGTGGCGTTGTATCTCATCGCACAGATGGTGGGCGCAGGGAAACTCATCGAACTGCTATTCGGTCTCAACTACCATGTGGCTGTGGTACTGGTTGGCATTCTGATGGTGATGTACGTGATGTTTGGTGGCATGCTCGCCACCACATGGGTACAGATTATTAAAGCCGTCCTGCTACTATTCGGCGCCACCTTTATGGCCGTCATGGTAATGAAATCCGTGGGTTTCAGCTTTGATGCACTTTTCAAACAGGCGATGGCGGTTCACCCGAAAGGCGCGGCGATCATGAGCCCCGGCGGGCTGGTTTCTGACCCGATATCCGCATTGTCTCTTGGGTTGGGGCTGATGTTTGGTACGGCCGGCCTGCCGCACATTCTGATGCGTTTTTTCACCGTCAGCGATGCCAAAGAAGCCCGGAAAAGCGTGTTCTACGCCACGGGGTTTATGGGCTATTTCTACTTCCTGACCTTCATCATCGGCTTCGGAGCCATCCTGTTGGTAAGTGGCAATCCTGCGTTTAAGGACGCGACGGGCGCACTCATCGGCGGGAATAACATGGCGGCAGTGCATTTAGCTGATGCGGTCGGCGGCAACTTCTTCCTCGGCTTTATCTCCGCTGTAGCCTTCGCCACCATTCTGGCCGTCGTCGCAGGGCTGACGCTGGCAGGTGCGTCTGCCGTCTCTCACGATCTCTATTCCAACGTGATTAAGAAAGGGAAGGCGACGGAGCGCGATGAGCTGAAAGTCTCGAAAATCACCGTACTGGTGCTGGGTGTCGTGGCGATTTCGCTCGGTATCCTATTTGAGAACCAGAATATCGCCTTCATGGTTGGGCTGGCGTTCTCCATCGCCGCCAGTTGTAACTTTCCAATCATTATCATCTCGATGTACTGGTCGAAGCTGACGACACGCGGTGCCATGATTGGTGGCTGGGCGGGACTGCTGACTGCCGTTATTCTGATGGTGCTGGGGCCGACGATCTGGGTGAAAATACTCGGTCACGCCACACCTATTTATCCTTACGATTATCCAGCGCTATTCTCCATGCTGGTCGCATTTATTGGTATTTGGTTCTTCTCCATCACCGATCGTTCCGAGACCGGACAGCAGGAACGCGCACGCTTCCATGCACAGTTTGTCCGCTCACAAACCGGCGTCGGTGCTTCAAAAGGCAGTTCCCACTGATACCTGCCTCTCTGGCCCGCATTTCGCGGGCCAGCTCTTCTCCGCAATCCAACGCTTCGCGTTGTTGAAAATCGCTCCTGCGATTTTTTATCGTGGGCTATCCCTGCCCACGCCCCTTCAGGCCAACGCTTTGCGTTGTTGAAAATCGCTCCTGCGATTTTTTATCGTGGGCTATCCCTGCCCACGCCCCTTCGGGCCAACGCTTTGCGTTGTTGAAAATCGCTCCTGCGATTTTTTGCGGGACGGATTCCCAATAGTAACCTGTAGGCTTTCCAGCGCTGCGCGATTCGCTATGGTGTCGGCATACACATCACAGGGAAGGGTGCAATGCAGCCTCACGATGCCATCTTCAAACAGTTCTTAAGCGATATTGATATCGCCAGAGATTTTCTTGCCGCTCATTTACCACCCGCTATTCAGCAACAGTGCGATTTCAGTACATTGCAGTTAGAGTCTGCATCGTTTATCGAAAACACATTACGTTCGCGTCTGTCAGACATGTTGTACTCACTGCAAACTCGCTCTGGTTCTGGGTATATCTATTGCGTCATAGAGCATCAAAGCCGCCCCGATAAGCTCATGCCTTTCCGGTTATTACGCTATTGCCTTGATGCGATGCAGCAGCATTTATCCCAAGGCCATCAGTCATTACCCGTGGTCATTCCACTTTTGTTCTATCACGGTAAACGTAGCCCTTATCCATATAGTTTACAGTGGCTAGATCATTTCACCGATCCAACGCTGGCTGCACAGGTTTACCACCATGCCTTTCCCCTGATAGACCTGACCGTTATTCCAGATGAAGAGATCAAAACGCACCGTCGTGCCGCGTTGCTGGAACTCGTGCAAAAGCATATCCGCACGCGGGATATGCTGGAATTGGCACATGACATCGGGTTATTATTTGAACACTGGAATCTGTCTTTGCCATTACGACACGCGCTGTTACTGTACGTTGCGAAAGTGGGTAATACCTCTGACATAGACAGGTTTATTGATTCAGTGGCAGAGCCCCTGTCAACGCATAAGGAGGATACAATGACCATTGCACAACAATTACACCAAAGGGGATTTGAACAAGGGATGCAGGCGGGGCTACAAGAAGGACTACAGGAAGG includes the following:
- the actP gene encoding cation/acetate symporter ActP, whose product is MKIRFMMLFGLLTLPVLAWAAEALTGDVQRQPLNIQAIVMFLLFVGGTLYITYWASKKTRSRSDYYTAGGNITGFQNGLAIAGDYMSAASFLGISALVYTSGYDGLIYSLGFLVGWPIILFLIAERLRNLGRYTFADVASYRLQQRPIRSLSACGSLVVVALYLIAQMVGAGKLIELLFGLNYHVAVVLVGILMVMYVMFGGMLATTWVQIIKAVLLLFGATFMAVMVMKSVGFSFDALFKQAMAVHPKGAAIMSPGGLVSDPISALSLGLGLMFGTAGLPHILMRFFTVSDAKEARKSVFYATGFMGYFYFLTFIIGFGAILLVSGNPAFKDATGALIGGNNMAAVHLADAVGGNFFLGFISAVAFATILAVVAGLTLAGASAVSHDLYSNVIKKGKATERDELKVSKITVLVLGVVAISLGILFENQNIAFMVGLAFSIAASCNFPIIIISMYWSKLTTRGAMIGGWAGLLTAVILMVLGPTIWVKILGHATPIYPYDYPALFSMLVAFIGIWFFSITDRSETGQQERARFHAQFVRSQTGVGASKGSSH
- a CDS encoding Rpn family recombination-promoting nuclease/putative transposase gives rise to the protein MQPHDAIFKQFLSDIDIARDFLAAHLPPAIQQQCDFSTLQLESASFIENTLRSRLSDMLYSLQTRSGSGYIYCVIEHQSRPDKLMPFRLLRYCLDAMQQHLSQGHQSLPVVIPLLFYHGKRSPYPYSLQWLDHFTDPTLAAQVYHHAFPLIDLTVIPDEEIKTHRRAALLELVQKHIRTRDMLELAHDIGLLFEHWNLSLPLRHALLLYVAKVGNTSDIDRFIDSVAEPLSTHKEDTMTIAQQLHQRGFEQGMQAGLQEGLQEGIQEGMKTSALNIARQLLQSEMEQELVQRVTQLSDEEMAQLLRSEQK